In Trichomycterus rosablanca isolate fTriRos1 chromosome 4, fTriRos1.hap1, whole genome shotgun sequence, one DNA window encodes the following:
- the pde4bb gene encoding 3',5'-cyclic-AMP phosphodiesterase 4B isoform X2: MGLCYSEKRRKFGVTKGWAEFKRMLNRELTHLSEMSRSGNQVSEFISNTFLDKHNELEIPSPPPKSRERKRRQQQPLMTQISGTRKVTHGPGVSGGCSVARFGVKTDLEDLLAKDLENVNKWGLNISRIADHSHQRPLTCVMYAIFQERDLMKTFKIPMDTFVTYMMTLEDHYHSDVAYHNSLHAADVAQSTHILLSTPALEAVFTDLEILAAIFAAAVHDVDHPGVSNQFLINTNSELALMYNDESVLENHHLAVGFKLLQGENCDIFQNLTKKQRQTLRRMVIEMVLATDMSKHMSLLADLKTMVETKKVTSSGVLLLDNYTDRIQVLRAMVHCADLSNPTKPLELYREWTDRIMDEFFHQGDRERERGMEISPMCDKHTASVEKSQVGFIDYIVHPLWETWADLVHPDAQDILDTLEENRNWYHRMIPRSPSPPFYESGGDKFQFEMTLEGEDGETAHARQSPDEECRDQTSSPAET; encoded by the exons ATGGGATTATGCTACTCTGAGAAAAGGAGAAAGTTTGGAGTTACCAAAGGCTGGGCAGAG TTCAAGAGGATGCTGAACCGCGAGCTGACACACCTGTCGGAAATGAGCCGCTCTGGGAACCAGGTCTCCGAGTTCATCTCCAACACTTTCCTAG ACAAACACAACGAGCTGGAGATCCCGTCCCCTCCGCCCAAGTCTCGGGAGAGGAAGAGGAGGCAGCAGCAGCCGCTCATGACTCAAATCAGCGGCACGAGGAAGGTCACGCACGGACCGGGGGTCTCCGGCGGGTGCAGCGTGGCCCGGTTCGGCGTCAAGACCGACCTGGAGGACCTGCTCGCAAAG GACTTGGAGAACGTCAACAAGTGGGGACTGAACATCTCCCGGATCGCCGACCACTCCCACCAGCGACCCCTGACCTGCGTCATGTACGCCATCTTCCAG GAGCGAGACCTGATGAAGACGTTCAAGATCCCCATGGACACGTTCGTGACCTACATGATGACGCTGGAGGACCACTATCACTCGGACGTGGCGTATCACAACAGCCTGCACGCCGCCGACGTCGCCCAGTCCACGCACATCCTGCTGTCCACCCCGGCTCTGGAG GCCGTCTTCACAGACCTGGAGATCCTGGCAGCCATCTTCGCAGCCGCCGTCCATGACGTGGACCATCCGGGGGTCTCCAACCAGTTCCTGATTAATACCA ATTCAGAACTGGCGCTGATGTACAACGACGAGTCGGTCCTGGAGAACCATCACCTGGCGGTGGGCTTCAAACTCCTGCAGGGAGAAAACTGCGACATCTTCCAAAATCTGACCAAGAAGCAGAGGCAGACGCTCAGGAGGATGGTCATCGAGATG GTCCTGGCGACGGATATGTCCAAGCACATGAGCCTGCTGGCCGATCTGAAGACCATGGTGGAGACCAAGAAAGTGACCAGCTCAGGGGTCCTACTGCTGGACAACTACACAGACAGGATACAG GTGCTGCGCGCCATGGTGCACTGCGCCGACCTCAGCAACCCCACCAAGCCACTGGAGCTGTACCGCGAGTGGACGGACCGCATCATGGACGAGTTCTTCCACCAGGGCGACCGCGAGAGAGAGCGCGGCATGGAGATCAGCCCCATGTGCGACAAACACACCGCCTCCGTAGAGAAGTCTCAG gtgggattcATCGACTACATCGTGCACCCGCTGTGGGAGACGTGGGCCGACCTGGTGCACCCGGACGCCCAGGACATCCTGGACACCCTGGAGGAAAACAGGAACTGGTACCACCGGATGATCCCCCGGAGTCCCTCTCCTCCCTTCTACGAGTCCGGCGGAGACAAGTTCCAGTTCGAAATGACTTTGGAGGGCGAGGATGGAGAAACGGCCCATGCGAGACAGTCGCCAGACGAGGAGTGCCGGGATCAGACGTCGTCGCCCGCCGAGACGTAG